Within the Streptomyces sp. R41 genome, the region GAAGTCGGCGGTCGGCCGCGAGCGCCCGGTCTGGCCCGACCCCGTGGACTCCGCCCACTACGCGGCCTTCCCCTCCGGCCACGCCCTGACGGCCACAGTGGTGTGCGGGCTGCTGCTTTGGCTGCTGTTCCTGTACGGCGCCGGGCGCACCCTGCGGCGTACTGCACTGGGCCTGGCCGTGGTCTCCGTCGTGGGCGTCGGTCTGACGCGTGTCTGGCTCGGCGTGCACTGGCCGTCGGACGTCGTGGGCGGCTGGCTCTTCGGCGCGCTGATCGTGGCGCTGGCGGTGGCTTCGTACGAACGATGGTCCGGCGCCAGGCGTTCTTGACCGGCATCGGCCGCGCCACGAAGGATCACCCCATGACGACCAAAGGCGTCCTCTTCGACTTCTCCGGAACCCTCTTTCGTATCGAGTCCACCGATTCATGGCTGCGCGCGGTGCTGGACGAGTCCGAACTCACCCTTCCCGAACCGGAGTTGACCCGGGCGGCGCAGGCCCTGGAAGCCGCCGGCGCACTTCCGGGCGGAGCCTTTCCGTCACAGCCGCTGCCGGACGACCTCGCCGAAGTCTGGAAGGTCCGCGACGAGTCCGCCGAGCTGCACCGGGCCGCGTACACCGGCGCCTCCCGTCAGGTCCCGCTGCCCGACCCTCGGCTCCACGACGCGCTGTACGACCGCCATATGGCGCCGGCCGCCTGGAGTCCCTACCCCGACGCGGCCGACGTGCTGGGCACGCTGCGCGAGCGCGGGGTCGCGGTCGGTGTGGTCAGCAACATCGGCTGGGATCTGCGGCCCGTCTTCCGCGAGCACGGCCTCGACCCGTACATCGGCGCGTACGTGCTGTCGTACGAGCACGGCATCCAGAAACCGGACCCGCGGCTGTTCAGGGCCGCCTGCGACGCGCTCGGGGTCGCCCCCGAGGACACGCTGATGGTGGGTGACGACCGCCGGGCGGACGGCGGTGCCGCGGCCCTGGGGTGCGGGGTGCACTTCGTGGACCATCTGCCGGTGACGCACCGCCCGGACGGACTGCGGCCGGTCCTCGACCTGATCGGCTGAGGCCCCCTCCCCTGTGCGCCTTCAGCCCTGATAGTCCTCGACCTGCGACGACGGGCGGACGCGCGCCTCGTCCGGGTTCTCGCCGAACTCGGACTTCGCGCGCCGCTGGCGCAGCAGGTCCCAGCACTGATCGAGCGCGCGCTCCAGCTCTCCGAGCCGTTCTTGTTCGGTTTCGCTGTCGATCTGCCCGGACGCCAGGGCGTCGCGCAGTCGTCGCTCGTCGTCCACCATCGTCGTGATCCTGGCCAGGATCTGCTCTTGATCCATGTCCGTACGCCTCCTCGGGGACTCCAGGCCACTGTAAGGAGGACTCGGTGGCTCTGCGAGACGTATCGGCCGCCGAAAGTAGCCTCAGCACACCATTTGGGCGTATTGCGCGCCCACCCTGGACGATCCCCCGCGTCGCCCAGGGCGGACGGCAGCCCGAAGCCGACCCTTAAAGGGTCTCGGCCCGAACGCGTTGAGTATAGTTGGCTGGCAGCCAGTCAACGCAGGAGTTACAGCATGTCCCCGCGCAGCGCCTCGGTCAATGAAGAGTTGCGGCGGCGTTCCCGGGAGCGGCTGTTGCAGGCCGCGGTGGAGCTGGTGAGCGAGCGTGGCTACGAGGCGACGACGCTCGGCGACATCGCGGATCGCGCGGGATCGGCCCGTGGACTGGTGTCGTACTACTTCCCCGGCAAACGCCAGCTCCTGCAGTCCGCCGTGCACCGGCTGATGCACCGCACGCTGGAGGAGGCGCTGGAACGCGAGCCGCGTACCGAGGACGGCCGGGAGCGGATGGCGCGGACCATCGACGCGATCCTGGGGCTGGCCGGGAGCCAGCCCGTGCTGATGCGCCAGCACATGGCCGGGCTGCTGCAGGCCGAGGGCTTCGTGCAGTGCCCGGAGCAGCAGCGGCTCGCGCAGCTGCTGCGGGACACAGTCGCCGGGCACGGCTCGCCGGACGCCGCCACCGACTACCCGATGCTGCGCGCGGTGCTCATGGGCGCGGTGTACGCGGCCCTGGTGCCCGGCGTGCCGATGCCGATCCCCACACTGCGGGCCGAGCTGTTCAAGCGCTACCACCTCGACTGGGAGATGGGTGTCCCGCCGGACACCGAGGTGCCCGGCGGGACCTGCGAGACGGATCTGTCACGGTTCTTCACGACCGACCGCCTGCCCGACGATCAGCCCGATCGGACCGCCGCTCAGCCCGAAGAGACCGTCGCTCAGCCCGTTCGGCCCGGCGATCTGCCCAGTCAGCCCGACGGTCGGTCCGATCAGCCCGACGATCAGTCGAAGTAGTCCGGCTGCGTCTGGACGTTGAGCTCGCGCAGATGGACCCACTTCGCCGGATCCGTGCGCCTGTCGCTGAGCTTCAGTACGTCGAAGCCCTTGGCGATGTCGTTCGAGTAGATGTAGCCGTTGTAGTAGTACGCCGACCACGAGCCGCCGATCTGCAGCGTGTCGGTGGACAGCGGGCCGCGCTCGAAGTAGGCGATCTCCTTCGGGTTGGCCGAGTCGGTGAAGTCCCAGACGGAGACGCCGCCCTGGTACCAGGCCTGGACCATGAGGTCCTTGCCCTTGACCGGGATCAGCGAGCCGTTGTGGGCCACGCAGTTCTCGGTGTCCGCCTGGTGGCGGGGAATCTTGTAGTAGCTCTTGAAGACGAGCTTGCGGTTGTCGCCCTTGCCAACGATGTCGTAGATGCCGTCGGCACCGCGGTTCGGGCCGATCGCCGCGTTGCAGGTGGCCGCGCCGCCGCCGCCCAACTCGTCGGTGAACACGACCTTGTTGGCCTTCTGGTTGAAGGTCGCCGAGTGCCAGAACGCGAAGTTCACGTTGTCCTCGACCTGGTCGATGACCTTCGGGTGCTCCGGATCCTTGATGGAGAACAGGATGCCGTCGCCCATGCAGGCGCCCGCGGCCAGGTCCTTGGACGGCAGGACCGTGATGTCGTGGCAGCCGGTGGTCTTGGAGACGCCCGGGTTGGTGGGCGCGCCCGGGTTGCCGCCGCCGTCCGGACCCTCGCCGGGGAAGAGGACGGGGAAGTTCACAACTGCCGCTTCCTCAGGGGCGTTGCGCGGCACCTTGATGACCGAGATGCCGTCGTGCGGGGGCTGGCAGTCGGGGAAGGTGGCGCTCGGCGAGTACGAGGAGACGTAGATGTAGACGTCTTTGCGCTCCGGCACCAGCGAGTGGGTGTGCGAGCCGCACGCGGTCTCGACGGCGGCCACGTACTTGGGGTTCGCCTTGTCGCTGATGTCGAAGATCTTCATGCCCTCCCACGACGACTTCTCGGTCGCGGGCTGCGAGGTGCTGTTGCAGGAGTTGTCGCTGCGCGAGGAGTCGGTGGACAGGAAGAGCAGGTTGCCGGAGACGGAGACGTCGTTCTGCGAGCCGGGGCAGAGCACCTGCG harbors:
- a CDS encoding HAD family hydrolase; amino-acid sequence: MTTKGVLFDFSGTLFRIESTDSWLRAVLDESELTLPEPELTRAAQALEAAGALPGGAFPSQPLPDDLAEVWKVRDESAELHRAAYTGASRQVPLPDPRLHDALYDRHMAPAAWSPYPDAADVLGTLRERGVAVGVVSNIGWDLRPVFREHGLDPYIGAYVLSYEHGIQKPDPRLFRAACDALGVAPEDTLMVGDDRRADGGAAALGCGVHFVDHLPVTHRPDGLRPVLDLIG
- a CDS encoding DUF2630 family protein, producing MDQEQILARITTMVDDERRLRDALASGQIDSETEQERLGELERALDQCWDLLRQRRAKSEFGENPDEARVRPSSQVEDYQG
- a CDS encoding TetR/AcrR family transcriptional regulator, which encodes MSPRSASVNEELRRRSRERLLQAAVELVSERGYEATTLGDIADRAGSARGLVSYYFPGKRQLLQSAVHRLMHRTLEEALEREPRTEDGRERMARTIDAILGLAGSQPVLMRQHMAGLLQAEGFVQCPEQQRLAQLLRDTVAGHGSPDAATDYPMLRAVLMGAVYAALVPGVPMPIPTLRAELFKRYHLDWEMGVPPDTEVPGGTCETDLSRFFTTDRLPDDQPDRTAAQPEETVAQPVRPGDLPSQPDGRSDQPDDQSK
- a CDS encoding LVIVD repeat-containing protein, translated to MILLNDPRTRRRRLGVAAAAAGLLATLLTAGPAAATPDPGDSPAAQEQVSKSDAAEAKAAIASGEIPGKDEIVHSDNIEHLANVPKEAFTGLNSDLAFQGKYAFAGNYDGFRIFDISNPKAPKTVAQVLCPGSQNDVSVSGNLLFLSTDSSRSDNSCNSTSQPATEKSSWEGMKIFDISDKANPKYVAAVETACGSHTHSLVPERKDVYIYVSSYSPSATFPDCQPPHDGISVIKVPRNAPEEAAVVNFPVLFPGEGPDGGGNPGAPTNPGVSKTTGCHDITVLPSKDLAAGACMGDGILFSIKDPEHPKVIDQVEDNVNFAFWHSATFNQKANKVVFTDELGGGGAATCNAAIGPNRGADGIYDIVGKGDNRKLVFKSYYKIPRHQADTENCVAHNGSLIPVKGKDLMVQAWYQGGVSVWDFTDSANPKEIAYFERGPLSTDTLQIGGSWSAYYYNGYIYSNDIAKGFDVLKLSDRRTDPAKWVHLRELNVQTQPDYFD